One genomic region from Longimicrobium sp. encodes:
- a CDS encoding APC family permease encodes MHDETTTRSDSSLVRALGVWGLAASIVNVTIGGGIFRLPASAASQLGGAAPLAYVVCAVAMGLIVLCFAQAGSRVALTGGPYAYVEVAFGPLPGFLAGVLLWVVGTFALAAVSTIFADSLGALIPALSGGAARVMVLLVIFAALAAVNVRGVKQGTTLNSVATVAKLLPLVLLLVVGAFAIRAPNLAWEGAPAAGDLARSSIVLIFAFAGIESALVPSGEVKNVARTIPRAIGLAMVTITTMYIGLHLVAQGVLGAALAKSGTPLADAAAVALGPWGRTLILVGAVVSMFGYVSGMTLAVPRALFALGRDGFLPRSLAAVHPRFHTPHVAIVVQSVIVLALAISGTFEQLAILANLSTLLLYAACALAAWELRRRNVQAGGIPFRVPAAGLVPFLALAVIAWLLTSIKRDEWMVVGGVIVVAVVIFYATAGARRARTAG; translated from the coding sequence ATGCACGACGAAACCACCACCCGCTCGGATTCGAGCCTCGTTCGCGCGCTCGGGGTGTGGGGCCTGGCGGCCAGCATCGTGAACGTCACCATCGGTGGCGGCATCTTTCGCCTGCCCGCCAGCGCGGCGTCGCAGCTGGGCGGTGCCGCGCCCCTGGCCTACGTGGTGTGCGCCGTGGCGATGGGGCTGATCGTGCTGTGCTTTGCCCAGGCGGGGAGCAGGGTGGCGCTCACGGGCGGGCCGTACGCCTACGTGGAGGTGGCGTTCGGACCGCTGCCGGGCTTTCTGGCGGGGGTGCTGCTCTGGGTGGTCGGCACCTTCGCGCTGGCGGCCGTCTCCACCATCTTCGCCGATTCGCTGGGCGCCCTGATCCCCGCGTTAAGCGGCGGCGCGGCGCGGGTCATGGTGCTGCTGGTGATCTTCGCCGCACTGGCCGCGGTGAACGTGCGCGGGGTCAAACAGGGCACCACGCTCAACTCCGTCGCGACGGTCGCGAAGCTGCTGCCCCTGGTGCTGCTGCTCGTCGTGGGCGCGTTCGCCATCCGCGCGCCCAACCTGGCGTGGGAGGGGGCGCCCGCGGCCGGCGACCTGGCCCGCAGCTCCATCGTGCTGATCTTCGCCTTCGCCGGCATCGAGAGCGCGCTGGTACCCAGCGGCGAGGTGAAGAACGTGGCGCGCACCATTCCGCGCGCCATCGGGCTGGCGATGGTCACCATCACCACCATGTACATCGGCCTTCACCTGGTGGCGCAGGGGGTGCTGGGCGCCGCGCTTGCGAAGTCGGGCACGCCGCTGGCGGACGCGGCGGCGGTGGCGCTGGGGCCCTGGGGGCGCACGCTGATCCTGGTGGGCGCCGTGGTGTCGATGTTCGGCTACGTGAGCGGGATGACGCTGGCCGTGCCGCGCGCCCTGTTCGCGCTGGGCCGCGACGGGTTCCTTCCCCGGTCGCTGGCGGCGGTGCACCCGCGCTTCCACACGCCGCACGTGGCCATCGTGGTGCAGAGCGTGATCGTGCTGGCGCTGGCCATCTCGGGCACCTTCGAGCAGCTGGCCATCCTCGCGAACCTCTCAACGCTGCTGCTGTACGCGGCCTGTGCACTGGCGGCATGGGAGCTCCGGCGCCGCAACGTGCAGGCGGGCGGCATTCCCTTCCGAGTGCCCGCCGCGGGGCTGGTGCCGTTCCTGGCGCTGGCTGTGATCGCGTGGCTGCTGACGTCCATCAAGCGTGACGAGTGGATGGTCGTGGGCGGCGTGATCGTCGTCGCGGTGGTGATCTTCTACGCGACGGCCGGCGCGCGCAGGGCACGAACGGCGGGGTGA